A window of Magallana gigas chromosome 8, xbMagGiga1.1, whole genome shotgun sequence genomic DNA:
aaattttttcaaaggaAAGTCTTGCTTGCAACCAACATGCAAAATGGTTTTCTTGTATTGCACTTTCTGCTTTAATAACGAGTGGTTTAACTTTGCTTTTGTAAAATCTCGATCGACTAGTGGAATACGAGATATAGAAGCACAAcacacatttcatttttataattaaaaaaaaattatcgatgTCAAGATTCCAATAAGTTGTAATCAAACATCCACATTTGTAAAGttcagaagtaaaaaaaaccttctttAGGTAaaatgaatctttaaaaatagttttgatgcattaacattaaattgttaataagaattttttttcaaattaattaaaatttttacgaTCTAAATTGACAGATCGTATCGCTATACGATATGGTTGATTCTCAACTCCATAAAATTTAAGATTCAACATACAAGTATTTTACTTCAAAAGCGTCAagtaaatatagatatatttactTCAGTACTTGTAAAACGTAAtgaaatgattataaaaaaaacagtgtAGTCGTAAGATATACCTGAAATTTTATTACTTCCCTTTTTGAATGAGTATTATTTGTTGAATATTAATTTAACTCGATGTtataagtgcaaaaaggtcaaaatattaattagttgaagaaattgcaaactttttctttctgattattttaattttattaattttaaatgatttaaatttgtcTTTGATGCCATGGTTCATTCCGATTAAAACATTTTGAGGGAAGAGCGATTTATATGCAATTTGCACTTTCAGTTCAGAAAgatcatattaaatacaccgtagcaccgaaaggagcatatagaccccataattttgttttgaattttggttaagctATGTATGtagattatttaaaaattcggcagaaaaaaaacttagagacttgtgatcgcaggatccaacgtcctaaAAATGGTATACGGTACTTGTCATGGTTCGCATTGAATATGTGCGTATACTAACTGTTAGTGTCCGTCCACCCATTCTGTCACGTGCTTCGAGCACCAAAACATCAGAGGggtgatataccggtatatcacgGTGGGGAATTTGTAAAGCGGATCACACTGTaacagtattaaaaaaaaaaaaaagaaaaaaaaagaaaggtcGATGGGTGTATAttaaagtgggtttttttttcttaaactgtCCTTCCTGTTTTGATGGTAAAGGTAATTTGTtataaggaggccgatttgggtttttttgcggaaaaactacaatagcataactctttattttttaaccatatgtaatttaaaccaactctagtttatttgcaaaggttcatgaaaatcgaccgtctggttctttttagggaccatctcaaaatagaggtacatttactataggaatatataggaaactgcattttccgcacatcaaagcagttttaaaaaaatactacaatagccttttttctcaaattgttatatatgattagtaataGCTTTTCCTACCtcatatgtaaaaaacacaaaactctaccgtctggtttttagtggggggcatctcaaaatacaatacatacaAGACAAGACTAACAGGGTTTCTTTCGTCGTGTTTTggggtatttttaaaaatttgtattttgtttgtttgtttcgcCCTTTTGTGTTAGTCTAAACTTTCAAATTACCCTTTTGTGCACTCATAATATTAACAAATAGATATAAAATAAGCTCCCCGTTCTAATCATTGCTATTAATACACATTATTAAATCAAGCTATCTTAAATGTTTGTCTCTGATAATGGCGTGTTCCTGCGCTAGGAAGCTCCTTTGGATTTGTCGATTGAACACTTTATTAACACCATGACACAAATAAGAATTCAACAACATACAaatattcaatatcttttatttcaagtgtCAAAAGTACCAAGCAACTAACAAGTAATATTAACCGAAAtagtataaataatttatttttgtttgcacATATTTGGTTGGGAGATGCAAACAAATATACTTgaatgtttgatttatttgttaatttacTGAGTCTGATTTGATCTTTTAAGATAAAACCCTAGGTTATTTTGAATTCGGTCCATTTTTGAACGATTGAATTAGCATGTTAATGTTTCCACCAATAAAGACACAGTCCCGCCGATCCGACTGCTAAAGCTGTTGTAACGGATACACACTTCAGAAACCCCCCGACTGAAGGCAGGTTTCTCTCCCAAAACGTGCTCTCAAACGGACGGGCTCTCACAAGCTGTGACGACAGAACAAAAACCTCGTTATATATGATACCAGTACCGATACACATGtatgattttaaattcatttatagTTCGATACCTACAGTATTCTCTTCTTCGTCTTGCCAAATTTCATATTTGGGAATTTTTTCCATGTCAAATAAaatctagaaaaaaattaaagcataTTTAGAACGATGTCCGCAAACTCGATCATTAACAATGACAGCAGTTAAACGACGGCGGATGTCTGGTCACTACTTTTACCTCTCTGGCCGCCCTCTCCCCGGCCTGGACCGCCCCCTCCATGTACCCCGACCACTGAGTGGCTGTCTCTGTCCCCGCAAAATATAAATTACCAACGGGTCTTCTTATTTCTctgtaaaaacaaatacatcgTATTTGCTTATTAAGTTGTAACAAGGGATTATTCAAAAGTTACAAATAATAGTATGTAGAATAATTTGCAAAGTTGTGAAACAAATAATATCTTACTCGCCGAAGTTGGTTAGGAATCCCGGGGGCATCATGGCTGTGTAACAACCCCCAGACCACTGTTCCCCGAGCCAGTTCTTCTCTTCATAGTGTATTGGCTTCAAAAgacaatgattaaaaaataacaccgaTCTAGTTAGAGAACGCTTAGTTAATATGACACTACATCAAGATATACCCTTTTAGATACAACATCACAACATAGCGTTTTCAATTTTTGGTTAAATTGCTTATATGTATATCAGTTTGAATATCATTATATCTGagtggttaaagtatcgggCTTGTGAGCCGCAGATTATGAGTTAGAATCCGCCTGGgccttttgttcatattttccgaattacatttttgaaaatcatatttttttttatcccaaactgcaaatttcaTCTATCGCATTTAAGTATTTATTACTGCTTTTAGAAACTTTTTCAATGTGTAGCGAACCACCTTAgcaccattttaacaagaccttgtaCTTTTGATAGGACGTTACAATTTTTTTTGCGTgataacaagttaaaaataacgctggtttcaagtgaaatactagtatgcaccaattgcgtagtcttagctcaaaaggcagacaaatcttgttgattcgAAGAACTGAGttgctagcaatgaaatagacatgcaGGTCAACGTCactttgacacaactacccaaagtccaagctcttgtaaTAATGGCTCTAATTAGACATCTGTGGATTATTTCCGAACAAGTAACTCTGCGTAGAGTATAATTAGAGTAAAGAGTGCTACactatttttaatcaaattgcagcatatataagtaaaactatcataaagttatttaaaatacaGAAGCCCCTGTAATAGCGCTtttcatatatgtatatgaaagCTGCCTCTATATTTCTCATTCAACATACATAGctttactttaaatataaaagattATACATAAACCTACATGTAACGCTTCGTCTGATTTGAAGACTTTAGCATACAGACGACATATACTCTCTTTTTTCTCTTCCGGTGTCATAGAAACAAAACGTTTTGCCTTATCTGCAAGAATAAATCTACAAGCGACAGAAACCAGAGATAAATAAAGAGTAAATgaattaagtaaatatatacatgtaaatcggAGTAATGTGATATTTCATCTGTACCCACCCCATTAACGCTGGGTGACTTCCGTCATGCTTCGTATCATCCAATGTGAATTCAACTATGGCTGCATCATCGTCTATTGCAGTGGACCCACAATAACCTTAAAAAGACGGTCTTGTTGAAAACAATAACGTTTATCCTAAAGATTCTATCTCTGTATTCAAAAAACAGTTCTGTTGACTTGCCTTTTTCCTTCCAAAAAGGGGTCTTGTAGTAGCAAAATGTTTTGATGACGGAACCCATTGGGATTCTTTGTATTAATTGATTCCTAAGACTTGGCAAGGGAGGGTCATATGTGATCTTATTTTGTAAAGGTAGCGGAGAGGCAATAATGACACGTTTAGcctaaaattcatattaaaaaaaaatagagtaaAGTATCATTCCATAGAGGCAAAGTCCGTTTTTACactaatttcaatgtaaccataatttttttaatggttacatagaaattaatgttaaagctgcttggtccgattttatatcaaattttatgcacgtttttaaacgatggctatgcttagcaTATGTATactaatagacattgcagtagttttacccgtcaattatgccaaatttcaatgaagaaaaatacgtacaaaatttgctaacaaaagaAACgtcattaaaaggtaccgcattatttcgcctcatgttaaatttcacccctgacgacgagacgggtatggttgtattacgaatttgacatcgctttaaataaaggtcgaaatgatcagacaaattacaaataaacatgtgtacgttttgttcgcttaTATTTCTAAAGtatgctttctttacaatcgatgcatagcatgcgtgttgaataaccccaatcattcgggggacgaaaccaagcggtttccttttctaaacattcccgtgatgcattttggtttgttttttcgtttgcccaaagagaaattatttttatttactttgaatatttctaactttgaaaggagactgattctgctggtgtaaataggagaacgTCCATAACTTACTAAGGTAattaatttgtatgaaaaaaatttgatactgtaattacgaaaaaatcggaccaagcggctttaaaacgggcttggtctCTGTGTAACATTCCGAAAATGAATAcacaattttaacttttatttgttTCATCAAGAACATAAGACTTAGTATATatgtagtgattttttttttcgtgtagTGATTTTGGGGTTACCCTGAATTGTTGTCCACCAGTAACGGACACCGTCACTCCATCAGTTGTCTGGCTGATATGGCACACAGGGTGACTCAGGAGGACTCGGTCTGAAAATACCGGCACACGGTATTTTTATGAATGTAAGAAATGTTTCTACATAAGCCTTCTAATTTTGGGTTGAATACTTAACATTAAACTCAAAATACGCACCGTTGCCCAGCTTTTCGGCAATTCTTTTGCTGATTTGTTGTGAGCCGCCAACAAACTTTCTCTCCTGAAACATTATCTTCAACAGTATATATAGGTATATTGATGTGCAGTATACAcacacattatatatatatatatatatatatatatatatatatacacacatttatatatatatatatattgctaaATACTAACTAGAGTATATCATATATAGGACGATTAATCAATTCAGACGGTTACAATATTAATAACTGGATAGTGTCTGGTTTAAGTAAAGACCCAGAATAATAATACCTGTGCCCCATTCTCAGTAGCATGTATGCGCTGTGTGCCCCCACAGAGTTTAATATAAAACAGCACCCACAACAGGGACACTTCATAGGGTTCCGCTGATACATTCACATTCACATACTGTCGTGCAATTGTCATGCATTCTCTAAGCAAAGCAAAAAATAAAGGGAGagatatttgaaatatactgGCATGCATGCTAATTTCGAATAATGACATTCTTCAAAatgcagttatttttttttttagaaaggaATATGTAAGCGTAACatgcaaacaaacaaacaaaatacaaacactACACCTGATTAGCCATAGCAATTGAATaccaaataaaaatcaaagtacataaatactgacgggagttgattatatcaattattatttattttaaaatcaacgatatgttactttgcttggcaagtagtttataaccTGTGTTTGAGTTAcgcataattttataatatgaattattgGACTTTTCCGAcgagaatttcgagaaaaccccgtATGAATAGTGTTGTGTAATAATTTAAGAGagaattgattccatcaaactatgtataagtaatcgaaatattccaaaaattgtatggatccaagcaataatgaactctagtctcgttcaaccagatgctcggctctCCCATAAGCAAGAGAATGTGTACACCAGGTCAagtgatagcttgatgacgcgacctctaaatataaaatgactctctgcttgtcgtcaatttacggagacagccgatggttgaacgagactatattgaactctggcgtatgaatacatacgactgcaaaaaatatctaaattgttcgtactatttaacatctgactattttcaaggtgttcataaataaatttcttaaaacACAACGCTTCAAGATACATTACCTCGAATTTAtggattattttcaaaaactaaatcttgtcagcggtgatgatttgtgatTAGGTCCAAatactgtttcagtttcggtttgtcagagtgattaaaaatcaactcccaaaaagatAATCTTGAATTTTGAAAAGTTAGAAAATAATTACTGCTGAAGGAATTAAAAGCAAAAGctattaaaacaaatgaaagcGTTGAATAGCTTAAGAAAGCGATGCATGAGTTGTCATAATGGTAAATGTAAGAATACAACACTAGCCAGTTCACACCTATAGTCTGCCCCAAGATATTCTTGATTCATTTTTTTGCTCAATTActcgatatttataaaaaactcagagttcaaacgatgttcattcaaaagaatgaaaaatgtCCAAGATCTCTGCGTTGAAACGCCCCTTTAGTTTTATTATCAGATTTCAATACATGGCTAAAatatgtgatgtctacggggattttgtattgaagcagacccggatgataacgttgaaaaattgcacaaggtattccgagtgacttccgaatggagaaaacgTGCAAACATTTCCctttataaatctccgtaagaaatctgttttcgttcctgtgaatttttccgtgtgaaaaatgatattgtgtcaatgaagatatctttggaattttccaattaatcacttctttcacatgtatgtgtatttttattaaaatttggcaaaatgtgctgcataaatatcctgggacagactataaccATGGATTTCAGAAACTCACAAAGCTGAACTGTCTCAAATTACTTTACTGTGTTAATTtcttctggggtttttttttttttggtctttgtTTGATTTAGCGATGTAGAGCGTAGAACGTTGTGGAGACACAATAGATCTCAAATATTACTTCAATTAAATAGGTAGTTAATCCCTATCAGGCGTTACTTCCTGTTGGCCGCCATATTGTAGGTACAGCCTTCATTACTGAATCATTTTCAACTGTCCTTCTAGGTATTTTGATATACACAGCACTGTTTTTATGACGAATATTTTTTAGAACATCTTTTGATTTGTACAGTATTCGTGAAATTGTTTCGATATCCCCCTATAAAATTCTGCCACACATGCTTAAATTTGGAtgtttaaaagaagaaaattcaaaataagatggcggccaagggaaATAACTTTGAGGGAGAGCATGTAATACCGGTATCAGAATTACTACAGTATCTATTAACGAGATTGGTGGTCATAACAATAacttcaataaaaattattctatGTCCGGACATTACAGAGtttgatgaaaatgatgtaATGTAGAAAAGTTCTAATTAGCAAAATAATTTGGACTACAATTGACGAATGATGCctgtagaaaagaaaatcattGGCAATAGTGTGAATTAGTTTCGAAAACGGCGAATGTGAAATTTGGTTGAAAAAGTGTCAACCAAATTAAAAATCgtgatgaaaaaattaaaccatGCATAAATTGTGTACAGTTTTAAGCTATATGCACAAAAACAAACACACTATTTGCATTACGGACACGCACCTGTCCGCCATTTGTTGTTGAGAAAATTCGCTTTTGTCCGCCACAACATTTGATATACCACAGAAACCAAAGTACTGAGGCTTCATAGGGCTCCGAAGTGACGTTAACATTGACGAAGGTTTTACAGAAGCGGTAGATTTGtctaaaattgttcaaaaagaaaacaaatgacCTTGAGCATTTATAgcgatttttcaaaaattagcCATTACAAAgctatataaaatttttatgtttaataatGTGATCATTCCGTTCGCTCGTCCGTCCGTTCAAAATTGACTTAAgtattgaatgtttttttttaggtcCTATTACACGCCAAttggtgcagacaaattgaataattttttttttgttcttggCACCATTTGTCGCTTATCGTTGGTTTTTTGTGTTCCAAAGGTCATGGTAAAAGCAAATTGTTATATcaaattccttttttaaacatttcacttTGTCTGATGTTTGTGCAGGACTTAAATTATTGTtagaatactgtggaatcattattgttcgtgggggaccagtgttcgtggctttcgtgggtaacccttgTCCACAAAGTTACATCCTCACTAACGTATATATAAGGAATTGCTGAAATCCCAATTATGCCACCAACGAcgttacgtccccacgaaccaggAGTATTTCCTTCAGTGTTTAAAAATCCATTTATATTTTATCCATTACCTTTGAGATTGCCACCATTTGAATAAATCATCTTTTattagaaaacaaaaatgaagaaGCGGAATCTCTATCTGTTATTATGAAAGTTATATTTAATAGTACAATTTGCCATGCCTTATTACCCATagatttctatatttttttatgtaatcaCTCGTGCTGCTTTGCTTTATTACCGTGCTTTGTGTTATTATAAGGGAACATTATTCCTGAGCTCTGGTGACAAATGATCTGCGTTTTAGAATAGTGTAACGTTTTGTTTGTTCGGTAAACGTGTGTTATACACAAGGTATACAAACCACCGAGTCTTGCTTACTTGGTCCAAACATGTTTGTCAAGAAATTGCTGCATGGTCATTTGGTCCCATTCTTTGGCATGTGGGGCCCTCCAAGGGGCATCGGGAGGAATCTaggaagatatacatgtaatacagtatGCAATACAAGTATCAGAAAGAAGAACGATTGTTATTTGAAGAATGTcttaaatgttatatatacctcTTCACCCATTTTATCCAAAAGTCTGAAAAAATTATTCATGTCCAAATACTCGAAAAACCCACTTGCTGGGGAAAAGGCGCTGTGGTACCTCTTGGATTTCCCCTGAAGTCGACGaacaataaaataacaataatactTTCATAGAAAGGTCGTAGAGTGATTTATACAaagtactgtaaaccaacttttattcacgtGCGAGAATTTTTCGCGAGGGTTTGCAAGACCTCATAATCGCGAATAATTCTCGCCTGTCCTATAGGTGTAATAAAAGACATGTGTGGATAAGGATTAGTCACGAAAATGAAGTCGCCGCGAACCAGTTTGTTTCAGGTTAATCGCAAAACAAAGTTGTCGCGAATATCGTATATCCGGTTTTTTCGCATGTCACACAATTTGCGAAAGTGGGGAAAATCAgtaactttttttatttgtgtcagtcattttttgctgTTTCtagtttcttatagaaaaagatacaggatataatttctgcgtattcaatTATTTGCGATAATTAGATCAAcgcgaaaattaccggatatacggtaatagttggtttacagtaaattCGGCACTCAGtaattcgggtttttttttttcacaattctTGTGGTTGCATACCTTAGTGTAAAACACCAGGTCTTCCACTTCATTGGTAAAATAAGTTTTAATCCCGAATTCATCCGCCATGCGCAGGAGTCTGTTCTGTGTTGGACCAACATAGGCTCCGCCCAAATCAACATAGCCAACATGAGAGTTCTAAAGACAACAAAAACCAACCTGCCGTTCAGTTATCCCATGATACACTGTGGGTTTACTTATATTCGTGGTCATAATTTTTTCGTAGGTACAGTTATGGAAATACGTTAAACAATGGTCTGGTGAATAAAATCTATTGTTACGATGATTATTCCGATGATCATTTAGTTTTGTTGACGTTTCATCAATGAAATCCTCGCAACAATGATTAAGTTGAAACAAATTGCGTTGcaaatcaaatgatttttgGTTGAAAAAGTGTCCAACAAACAGTTTTACAGTTCTAGcttaaattagatttttttaaggTTAAGAGTATATAGTGTTTGAggttaaaaaaatagaatatatcacatgaatacaaacatttatctaaatatagaaacaaaatttaatacatgtacaagggtTGATCAAAAAAAAAGTGTCACACTTTTCaacaagggttgatccaaaagtagtGTCACACTTTTCAACAacggttgatccaaaagtagtGTCACACTATGCACCGCGTTTCACACTGCCGCTGTACTGTATAAAATGATGAATCaaaatttttcttatcaaaattttaatttgaagtaaaattttgattaaatttcgttaaaaacataacaagatattgatgtttAAAAGATTATATAACTGACATCGCTGCGTCAGGAATTTATGTCTTTTTTGaagtttgtatttatttataaattacataccACAATTTTATCGCATCTGTGACAtaacttttggatcaaccctcgtaCTTTTCAATGTTACCCCAGTGCCTCATCAGAATGAACGGATGAcgacaaataagatattttaGATGTGGGCGTATACTAACGTGCTCTGTAAGTGTCCGTCCACCAACTCTGTCACGTGCTTCAAGCACCAACACATCCAGTCCTGTCTCTTGTAAAAGTTTAGCAGCCGCCAAACCTAAAATgatatcagtacatgtatctcCCATCTAATCTCTTCGTATCAGAAGTACCGGTTAATTACATCATATCAAACTACGACGAAATAGATGTCCAATAAtacgtacatgtagatatgatGTAAAGTACTAGTAAATGCTGGGTTCAATGACAAGGGCAATTAAATTGACAACGATATGATTAAGATTTTAAGTGTTTGCAGTTGGTGGCTGAAGAATCGTGCATTTAGTGGGCTTTATATGTCAATTACACATCTGTTAGACAAAAGATTAAAGTACTTACTAGtattatgtacattgtaaaatttcaacCAATCAACCCTAGTCGTTTTTTGATAAGGATTCTATTTAGAACCATTAAATTGACAACGATATGATTAAGATTTTAAGTGTTTGCAGTTGGTGGCTGAAGAATCGTGCATTTAGTGGGCTTTATATGTCAATTACACATCTGTTAGACAAAAGATTAAAGTACTTACTAGtattatgtacattgtaaaatttcaacCAATCAACCCTAGTCGTTTTTTGATAAGGATtctatttagaaccattttaacaagaccttgaaCTTTCAGTATTACGTAATAGTGAAAAAAGCTGGTttgaagtgaaatatacacagattgcgtagtcttagctcaaaagccagacaaatcttgttgatttcaatgagctATGTCCAAGTGGTCAACAATGA
This region includes:
- the Maoa gene encoding amine oxidase [flavin-containing] A (The RefSeq protein has 7 substitutions compared to this genomic sequence); the encoded protein is MTMEEDQLVDVIVVGAGLSGLAAAKLLQETGLDVLVLEARDRVGGRTLTEHNSHVGYVDLGGAYVGPTQNRLLRLADEFGIKTYFTNEVEDLVFYTKGKSKRYHGAFSPASGFFEYLDMNNFFRLLDKMGEEIPPDAPWRAPHAKEWDQMTMQQFLDKHVWTKQIYRFCKTFVSVNVTSEPYEASVLWFLWYIKCCGGQKRIFSTTNGGQERKFVGGSQQISKRIAEKLGNDRVLLSHPVCHISQTTDGVTVSVTGGQQFRAKRVIIASPLPLQNKITYDPPLPSLRNQLIQRIPMGSVIKTFCYYKTPFWKEKGYCGSTAIDDDAAIVEFTLDDTKHDGSHPALMGFVLADKAKRFVSMTPEEKKESICRLYAKVFKSDEALYPIHYEEKNWLGEQWSGGCYTAMMPPGFLTNFGEEIRRPVGNLYFAGTETATQWSGYMEGAVQAGERAAREILFDMKKIPKYEIWQDEEENTLVRARPFESTFWERNLPSVGGFLKCVSVTTALAVGSAGLCLYWWKR
- the Maoa gene encoding amine oxidase [flavin-containing] A isoform X1, which produces MTMEEDQLVDVIVVGAGLSGLAAAKLLQETGLDVLVLEARDRVGGRTLTEHNSHVGYVDLGGAYVGPTQNRLLRMADEFGIKTYFTNEVEDLVFYTKGKSKRYHSAFSPASGFFEYLDMNNFFRLLDKMGEEIPPDAPWRAPHAKEWDQMTMQQFLDKHVWTKECMTIARQYVNVNVSAEPYEVSLLWVLFYIKLCGGTQRIHATENGAQERKFVGGSQQISKRIAEKLGNDRVLLSHPVCHISQTTDGVTVSVTGGQQFRAKRVIIASPLPLQNKITYDPPLPSLRNQLIQRIPMGSVIKTFCYYKTPFWKEKGYCGSTAIDDDAAIVEFTLDDTKHDGSHPALMGFILADKAKRFVSMTPEEKKESICRLYAKVFKSDEALHPIHYEEKNWLGEQWSGGCYTAMMPPGFLTNFGEEIRRPVGNLYFAGTETATQWSGYMEGAVQAGERAAREILFDMEKIPKYEIWQDEEENTLVRARPFESTFWERNLPSVGGFLKCVSVTTALAVGSAGLCLYWWKH